The following coding sequences lie in one Flagellimonas eckloniae genomic window:
- the secG gene encoding preprotein translocase subunit SecG, giving the protein MSTFAIFLILIIVVCLLLVLVIMVQNPKGGGLSSSFGGGGNQVVGGVKKTGDFLDKSTWTLATLLIVLILLSNVSLKGSYSQADSKLLQGDDIETTVPETVPEQVPEQVPATDNSNPADTIN; this is encoded by the coding sequence ATGAGTACGTTTGCAATTTTTTTAATATTAATTATAGTGGTGTGCCTTTTATTGGTTTTGGTCATTATGGTCCAAAATCCTAAAGGAGGCGGATTGTCATCCTCTTTTGGAGGAGGTGGAAATCAAGTTGTTGGTGGAGTAAAGAAAACAGGGGATTTTTTAGATAAAAGTACCTGGACCCTTGCCACTTTGTTGATTGTTTTGATACTGCTTTCCAATGTTTCCCTTAAAGGAAGTTACAGTCAAGCAGATTCTAAATTATTACAAGGCGACGATATTGAGACCACAGTTCCTGAAACGGTGCCGGAACAAGTTCCAGAGCAAGTTCCAGCTACTGACAATAGCAACCCAGCAGACACTATTAATTAA
- a CDS encoding GAF domain-containing protein, whose product MLASLKPKVTTILSNNVESVENRLTELCKLLSDSVEYYDWVGFYFKNGDKEELKLGPYVGEPTDHTIIPFGKGICGQVALSNENFVVPDVAAQDNYIACSITVKSEIVVPLFKNGENIGQIDIDSNTPDPFTEEDERFLEFVNQEVSQIL is encoded by the coding sequence ATGCTCGCATCTCTAAAACCAAAGGTAACCACCATTCTATCTAATAACGTGGAAAGTGTCGAAAATCGTCTAACCGAGCTTTGCAAACTGCTTAGCGATTCTGTGGAATATTATGATTGGGTCGGTTTTTATTTTAAAAATGGGGATAAAGAGGAGCTGAAATTAGGACCTTATGTTGGCGAGCCCACCGACCACACGATTATTCCCTTTGGGAAAGGTATCTGCGGACAGGTCGCCCTAAGCAATGAAAACTTTGTTGTACCTGATGTTGCCGCCCAGGATAATTACATAGCCTGCAGTATTACCGTGAAGTCTGAAATCGTGGTTCCCCTATTTAAAAATGGCGAGAACATCGGTCAAATTGATATTGATTCCAACACCCCGGACCCATTTACAGAAGAAGACGAACGTTTTTTGGAATTTGTAAACCAAGAAGTATCACAAATTCTTTAA
- a CDS encoding TonB-dependent receptor: MKQILIIFFWLPMLLTAQDKIEGMVMEANAENKHIGLAGANVYWLNSQIGTITKENGTFSIPYSKDYNKLVISFVGFKTDTLTINEPKMVHHWLVPSNQLDEVVVEKERDAVQKTFFSTQNVVTVNSAELLKAACCNLSESFETNPAIDVNFNDALTGTKQIQMLGLTSPYLLITQENIPMVRGASQTYGLTFTPGTWVESIQITKGAGSVVNGYESISGQINTELQKPLTDTPVFVNGYANLNGRLELNTHLNTKLSDKWSTGLYLHGNRRDVEVDNNDDGFLDNPLANQINIMSRWQYQNAEKGWVSFFNLRYLNDEKQIGQTDFKPDTDRFTTNAWGSEIDTQRFDGSVKLGYVFPELPYQSFGFQTSYSSHKQDSYYGFNIYNIDHESIYTNLIFNSIIGNTKSKFKTGLTFAYDGYNELVNSQEFNRTDTSAGAFFEYSYTNLEKLSFTAGLRLDTHNRLGTFFTPRFHIRYTPWEKGSLRGSFGIGRRAANIFAENQRLFASSRTLQLQGNGGEIYGFDPEKAVNYGISFIQGFSLFERPGNFSVDFYRTDFDNQIVVDWENPDQVVFSNLDGKSYANSLQAELNHEVLPNVELRTAYKFYDVKTDYQTGLLQKPLQARHRYFANVGYNTTPTENGSQWRFDYTLHALGEQRLPNTSSNPVNFQLGDFAEGYSLMNAQVTKVFSKKFEVYVGGENLTDFRQDNPVLGSNDPFGTNFDTTIVYAPIFGRMVYAGFRFKS; the protein is encoded by the coding sequence ATGAAACAGATTTTAATTATATTTTTTTGGCTTCCCATGCTACTGACCGCTCAAGATAAAATTGAAGGGATGGTTATGGAGGCCAATGCAGAAAACAAACATATTGGACTAGCTGGAGCCAATGTGTACTGGTTAAATTCCCAAATAGGGACGATTACCAAAGAAAATGGAACCTTTAGTATCCCGTATTCCAAAGATTACAACAAGCTTGTGATAAGTTTTGTGGGGTTCAAGACAGATACATTGACCATCAACGAACCCAAAATGGTGCATCATTGGCTGGTGCCTTCCAATCAATTGGATGAAGTTGTGGTAGAAAAAGAACGTGATGCCGTACAAAAGACCTTTTTCTCTACCCAAAATGTGGTTACCGTAAATAGCGCGGAACTTTTGAAGGCTGCATGCTGTAACCTGTCGGAAAGTTTTGAAACCAACCCGGCGATTGACGTTAATTTTAATGATGCTCTTACGGGTACTAAACAAATTCAGATGCTAGGGCTTACCAGTCCTTATTTGTTGATTACCCAAGAGAATATCCCAATGGTACGCGGGGCTTCGCAAACCTATGGTTTGACCTTTACACCTGGAACATGGGTGGAAAGCATTCAAATTACCAAAGGAGCTGGAAGCGTGGTAAATGGCTATGAAAGTATTTCAGGGCAGATCAATACCGAATTGCAAAAGCCATTGACTGATACTCCGGTCTTTGTGAACGGATATGCGAACCTGAATGGTAGGCTGGAACTGAATACCCATCTCAACACAAAGCTGTCGGACAAATGGAGCACGGGATTGTATTTGCACGGTAACCGGAGAGATGTTGAAGTGGACAATAATGATGATGGGTTTTTGGACAATCCTTTAGCCAATCAGATTAATATTATGAGTCGTTGGCAATATCAAAATGCAGAAAAAGGATGGGTAAGCTTTTTCAATCTACGCTATTTGAACGATGAAAAGCAGATTGGTCAAACCGATTTTAAACCGGATACGGACAGATTCACCACAAACGCTTGGGGTAGTGAAATTGATACACAGCGGTTTGATGGTTCTGTGAAATTAGGGTATGTTTTTCCGGAACTACCCTATCAAAGTTTTGGTTTTCAGACGTCATACAGCAGCCATAAACAAGATTCGTATTATGGTTTCAATATTTATAATATTGACCATGAGAGCATTTATACCAATCTAATTTTCAACTCCATTATTGGAAATACCAAAAGCAAGTTCAAAACAGGTTTGACCTTCGCATACGATGGATACAATGAATTGGTAAACAGCCAAGAGTTTAATCGAACTGACACATCCGCCGGAGCGTTTTTTGAATACAGCTATACCAATTTGGAAAAGTTGAGTTTTACTGCAGGTCTTCGACTGGATACGCATAATCGATTGGGGACATTTTTTACGCCAAGATTTCATATCCGTTACACACCTTGGGAAAAAGGAAGCTTACGAGGGTCTTTTGGTATTGGAAGAAGAGCAGCCAATATTTTTGCGGAGAACCAACGTCTGTTTGCATCCTCAAGAACCCTTCAGCTGCAGGGCAATGGAGGAGAGATTTATGGTTTCGACCCTGAAAAAGCGGTAAATTATGGTATCAGCTTTATTCAGGGATTTTCATTATTTGAAAGACCTGGAAATTTTTCCGTTGATTTCTACCGAACTGATTTCGATAATCAAATTGTGGTAGATTGGGAAAATCCAGATCAGGTGGTTTTCTCCAATTTAGATGGAAAAAGTTATGCAAACAGTTTACAGGCTGAATTGAATCATGAAGTACTGCCCAATGTAGAATTGCGGACGGCCTATAAATTCTATGATGTGAAAACGGACTATCAAACTGGGCTTTTGCAGAAACCCCTGCAAGCCAGACACAGGTATTTTGCAAACGTTGGTTACAACACAACACCAACTGAAAATGGGTCGCAATGGCGCTTTGATTACACCTTACATGCCCTTGGGGAGCAGCGATTGCCCAACACTTCTTCAAATCCTGTTAATTTTCAATTAGGAGATTTTGCTGAAGGTTATAGTTTAATGAATGCACAAGTAACGAAAGTCTTTTCCAAGAAGTTTGAAGTCTATGTGGGTGGGGAGAATTTGACTGATTTTAGACAAGATAATCCGGTTTTAGGATCAAATGACCCTTTTGGAACAAACTTTGACACTACCATTGTATATGCCCCAATTTTTGGACGGATGGTATATGCAGGGTTTCGATTTAAATCCTAA
- a CDS encoding LptE family protein, which yields MKKYFLKIGLFSFILSLSGCGVYNFSGADIGTAQSFQVNFFQNYADQSPGSTIVPSLDRDFTLALQDLINNLTSLSLTGSNGDLLYEGEIVEYRVTPMTATADQLTAQNRLTMSVNVRFYNKTKEDVDFEQRFSFFFDFDATASLTSIQSAAHEEIFDRITQDIFNASLGNW from the coding sequence ATGAAAAAATACTTTTTAAAAATAGGACTCTTTAGCTTTATTCTCAGTTTGTCTGGCTGCGGGGTGTATAACTTTTCTGGTGCAGATATCGGAACAGCCCAAAGCTTTCAGGTAAATTTCTTCCAGAATTACGCGGATCAAAGCCCAGGTTCCACAATTGTGCCCAGTTTAGATAGGGATTTCACCTTGGCGCTGCAAGATTTAATTAATAATTTGACAAGTCTATCGCTTACAGGAAGCAATGGAGACCTTTTATATGAAGGAGAGATTGTGGAATATAGAGTGACACCCATGACAGCTACGGCAGACCAGCTTACAGCACAAAACAGGCTTACAATGAGTGTTAATGTACGGTTTTACAATAAAACAAAAGAGGATGTAGATTTTGAACAACGTTTTTCTTTCTTTTTTGATTTTGATGCCACAGCCTCATTAACCTCTATTCAAAGTGCTGCACACGAAGAAATTTTTGATCGTATCACACAAGACATTTTTAATGCGTCATTAGGTAATTGGTAG
- a CDS encoding heavy-metal-associated domain-containing protein produces the protein MKNSVLIAICLLVSTIGFAQEKNKKMAFEVDGKCEMCKMRIEKAALGVPGVKYALWDIPSHQLSLVVDERKTDPMKIKTALVAAGHDTKELKATQEAYDDIHPCCKYREDNTDDSEKH, from the coding sequence ATGAAAAATAGCGTTTTAATAGCAATTTGCTTACTGGTTTCAACCATTGGTTTTGCACAAGAAAAGAACAAAAAAATGGCATTTGAGGTAGACGGCAAATGTGAAATGTGTAAAATGCGTATTGAAAAAGCTGCATTGGGTGTTCCCGGAGTTAAATACGCACTTTGGGATATTCCTTCACACCAATTGTCGTTAGTGGTTGATGAAAGAAAGACAGATCCCATGAAAATTAAGACAGCCTTAGTTGCCGCGGGACATGATACCAAGGAGTTGAAGGCTACCCAAGAAGCCTATGATGACATTCATCCGTGTTGCAAATACCGCGAAGACAATACTGACGATAGCGAAAAGCATTAA
- a CDS encoding sigma 54-interacting transcriptional regulator — MENVQSIKQRFELIGNDIKLNRSIEKAIQVSPTDISVLVTGESGVGKEAIPKIIHSLSHRKHAKYIAVNCGAIPEGTIDSELFGHEKGAFTGATQTRNGYFEVADGGTIFLDEVGELPLTTQVRLLRVLENGEFLKVGSSQVQKTDVRIVAATNINMFEAIKKEKFREDLYYRLSTVEISIPPLRERQGDIHLLFRKFASDFGQKYKMPTIRLEEQAVQLLLKYRWPGNIRQLRNIAEQISVLEENRSISAITLNGYLPNSSNTNLPAVVDQGKKESDFSNEREILYKVLFDMKGDLNDLKKLTMELLKNNDSEKVQEENETLIRKIYGEKEEEIPQQKSNIAEVLHLPEPVVESTTTITQPQEDRYHFAEEIEEEETLSLQEKEIELIKKSLERNRGKRKAAASELGISERTLYRKIKQYDL; from the coding sequence ATGGAAAACGTTCAATCCATAAAACAACGCTTTGAGCTTATAGGCAATGATATAAAACTGAATCGTTCCATAGAGAAAGCTATACAGGTTTCCCCAACTGATATTTCAGTTTTGGTAACCGGTGAAAGTGGTGTTGGTAAAGAAGCTATTCCAAAAATAATACATTCGCTATCCCATCGCAAACACGCAAAATATATTGCCGTAAACTGTGGAGCCATTCCTGAAGGCACTATTGACAGTGAGCTTTTTGGGCATGAAAAAGGCGCCTTTACAGGGGCTACGCAAACTAGAAATGGATATTTTGAGGTAGCCGACGGTGGAACCATTTTCTTGGACGAAGTTGGAGAATTGCCCCTTACCACCCAAGTAAGATTACTCCGGGTTTTGGAAAATGGAGAGTTTTTAAAAGTAGGATCCTCACAAGTACAAAAAACAGATGTCCGTATTGTGGCCGCTACCAACATCAACATGTTTGAGGCCATTAAAAAAGAAAAGTTTAGGGAAGACCTTTACTATAGATTGAGCACTGTGGAAATCTCCATTCCACCCTTACGTGAGCGTCAAGGAGATATTCATTTGCTTTTTAGAAAATTTGCTTCGGATTTTGGGCAGAAATATAAAATGCCCACAATTCGTTTGGAAGAACAAGCCGTACAATTGTTATTAAAATATAGATGGCCAGGAAATATCAGGCAGTTGCGAAACATTGCGGAACAAATCTCAGTTTTGGAAGAAAATAGGTCTATTTCCGCAATTACCTTGAACGGCTATTTGCCAAATTCCAGTAATACCAACCTGCCAGCGGTGGTAGACCAAGGCAAAAAAGAAAGTGATTTTAGTAATGAAAGGGAAATTCTTTACAAGGTTTTGTTTGATATGAAAGGAGATCTAAACGATCTTAAAAAACTTACCATGGAACTTTTGAAGAATAATGATTCTGAAAAAGTACAAGAAGAAAATGAGACACTGATACGTAAAATCTATGGGGAAAAGGAGGAAGAAATTCCGCAACAAAAAAGCAATATAGCAGAAGTCTTGCACTTACCGGAACCTGTTGTGGAAAGTACGACAACGATTACACAACCACAGGAAGACCGCTATCATTTTGCCGAAGAAATTGAAGAAGAAGAAACTTTATCTTTACAGGAAAAAGAAATTGAGTTGATTAAAAAATCCTTGGAACGCAATAGGGGGAAACGAAAAGCGGCAGCCTCAGAATTAGGGATTTCGGAACGAACTTTGTACAGAAAAATAAAACAATACGATTTATAG
- a CDS encoding co-chaperone GroES, with amino-acid sequence MAKVNIKPLADRVLIEPVEAETKTASGIIIPDTAKEKPQKGKVVAVGPGTKDEAITVKVGDTVLYGKYAGTELKLDGSDYLMMRESDILAIV; translated from the coding sequence ATGGCTAAAGTTAACATCAAACCATTAGCGGACAGAGTTCTTATCGAACCTGTTGAGGCTGAGACAAAAACGGCTTCCGGTATCATAATTCCAGATACTGCAAAAGAAAAACCACAAAAAGGAAAAGTAGTAGCTGTAGGCCCAGGAACCAAAGATGAGGCAATCACCGTAAAAGTTGGTGATACCGTTCTTTACGGTAAGTATGCCGGCACAGAATTAAAATTGGATGGCTCTGACTATTTGATGATGCGTGAAAGTGACATTTTAGCAATTGTTTAA
- a CDS encoding HYC_CC_PP family protein has translation MKEIFRNIGSIFLALMVLLSTASWTVDKHLCMGRVMDVSFFAHADDCGMEEAMKAMGTDAGENHCCDDESFTLKGQDDLKLSWYDLDLEHQTFLVVFTHSYLDLFVPVEELPVPHEKYPPPILVRDIHVLDQVFLI, from the coding sequence GTGAAAGAGATTTTTCGCAATATCGGTTCTATCTTCTTGGCACTTATGGTGTTACTATCTACGGCTTCGTGGACGGTAGATAAGCATTTGTGTATGGGAAGAGTAATGGATGTTTCGTTCTTTGCCCATGCCGATGACTGTGGCATGGAAGAGGCTATGAAGGCCATGGGGACGGATGCTGGTGAAAACCACTGCTGTGATGATGAATCTTTCACGTTGAAAGGGCAAGATGATTTAAAGCTTTCTTGGTACGATTTGGATTTGGAGCACCAAACCTTTTTGGTGGTCTTTACCCATTCTTATCTTGATTTGTTTGTGCCCGTTGAGGAACTACCTGTTCCCCACGAAAAATATCCACCTCCCATTTTGGTCAGGGACATTCATGTGCTGGACCAAGTCTTCTTGATTTGA
- the groL gene encoding chaperonin GroEL (60 kDa chaperone family; promotes refolding of misfolded polypeptides especially under stressful conditions; forms two stacked rings of heptamers to form a barrel-shaped 14mer; ends can be capped by GroES; misfolded proteins enter the barrel where they are refolded when GroES binds), whose amino-acid sequence MAKDIKFDIDARDGLKKGVDALANAVKVTLGPKGRNVIISKSFGAPQVTKDGVTVAKEIELENALENMGAQMVKEVASKTNDLAGDGTTTATVLAQAIVKEGLKNVAAGANPMDLKRGIDKAVESIVENLSKQSKKVGDSSEKIKQVAAISANNDGTIGDLIAQAFGKVGKEGVITVEEAKGTDTYVDVVEGMQFDRGYLSPYFVTDSEKMIADLDNPYILLFDKKISSMKDLLPVLEPVAQSGKPLLIIAEDVDGEALATLVVNKLRGSLKIAAVKAPGFGDRRKAMLEDIAILTNGTVISEERGFSLETATIDMLGTTERVTIDKDNTTIVNGGGVAKNIKARVNQIKAQIETTTSDYDKEKLQERLAKLAGGVAVLYVGAASEVEMKEKKDRVDDALHATRAAVEEGIVAGGGVALVRAKSVLSKVDALNADEETGLQIVARAIEAPLRTIVENAGGEGSVVVAKVMEGKGDFGFDAKSDKYVEMMKAGIIDPTKVTRVALENAASVSGMILTTECALTDIKEDAPAMPPMGGGGMPGMM is encoded by the coding sequence ATGGCAAAAGATATTAAGTTCGATATAGATGCGCGTGATGGCCTAAAAAAAGGTGTAGATGCCTTGGCCAATGCAGTAAAAGTAACCTTAGGTCCTAAGGGAAGGAATGTTATCATTAGTAAATCATTTGGTGCTCCGCAAGTAACCAAAGATGGTGTTACTGTTGCAAAAGAAATTGAATTGGAGAACGCCCTTGAAAACATGGGCGCCCAAATGGTAAAGGAAGTTGCTTCAAAAACCAACGATTTGGCTGGTGACGGAACAACAACTGCAACCGTTCTTGCTCAGGCAATCGTAAAAGAAGGTCTTAAAAATGTTGCGGCAGGTGCCAACCCAATGGATTTGAAAAGAGGTATTGACAAGGCTGTAGAGTCTATCGTTGAAAACCTTTCAAAGCAATCCAAAAAAGTTGGAGATTCTTCAGAAAAAATTAAGCAAGTAGCCGCTATTTCTGCAAACAACGATGGAACAATCGGTGATTTGATTGCTCAAGCTTTTGGAAAAGTTGGAAAAGAAGGCGTTATCACTGTAGAAGAAGCAAAAGGAACAGATACCTATGTTGATGTTGTAGAAGGAATGCAGTTTGACAGAGGTTACCTTTCTCCTTACTTCGTAACCGATTCTGAAAAAATGATCGCTGACTTGGACAATCCTTATATCCTATTGTTCGACAAGAAAATATCTTCAATGAAGGATTTGCTTCCTGTATTGGAGCCAGTTGCACAATCTGGAAAACCTTTATTGATCATTGCTGAAGATGTTGACGGTGAAGCTTTGGCTACTTTGGTGGTGAACAAATTAAGAGGTTCATTAAAAATTGCAGCGGTAAAAGCTCCAGGTTTTGGAGATAGAAGAAAAGCCATGTTGGAAGATATTGCTATTTTGACCAATGGTACCGTTATCTCAGAAGAAAGAGGATTCTCTTTAGAAACTGCAACAATAGATATGTTGGGTACAACGGAAAGAGTAACAATCGACAAAGACAATACTACAATTGTTAATGGTGGGGGTGTTGCTAAAAATATTAAAGCTCGTGTTAACCAAATTAAAGCACAGATAGAAACAACTACTTCAGATTACGACAAAGAAAAACTACAAGAGCGTTTAGCCAAATTGGCTGGAGGTGTTGCGGTGCTTTATGTCGGTGCTGCCTCTGAGGTTGAAATGAAAGAAAAGAAAGACCGTGTTGATGATGCATTACATGCTACAAGAGCTGCTGTTGAAGAAGGTATTGTTGCAGGTGGTGGTGTTGCATTGGTAAGAGCAAAATCTGTTCTTTCTAAAGTTGATGCTCTTAATGCAGACGAAGAAACTGGATTACAAATCGTTGCCAGAGCTATTGAAGCTCCACTACGCACCATAGTTGAAAACGCAGGTGGCGAAGGTTCGGTTGTTGTTGCCAAAGTTATGGAAGGTAAAGGAGATTTTGGTTTTGATGCCAAATCCGATAAATATGTTGAAATGATGAAGGCAGGTATCATAGATCCAACTAAAGTAACTCGTGTTGCTTTGGAAAATGCCGCTTCCGTTTCTGGAATGATTTTAACCACAGAATGTGCGTTAACAGACATTAAAGAAGATGCTCCAGCCATGCCTCCAATGGGTGGTGGAGGAATGCCAGGTATGATGTAG
- a CDS encoding heavy-metal-associated domain-containing protein, whose translation MKHTYTVTGMTCEGCVASVQEKLSGLDGVTDVSVDLETSTANITMERHISLEEFSAVLPNKYGIQESQSEVVSTVGEMMGEKSKWAQLRPLFLIFAYLFAASILLNYKNWNTAEAMLDFMGLFYIVFSFFKFLDLKGFPESFRMYDPLAKAIPMYGWIYPFLELGLGLLFLMRVQVTAALILTVVILGVTTIGVTKTLLDKKNIRCACLGTALKLPMTEATFIENAIMLVMAFWMLIESGLV comes from the coding sequence ATGAAGCATACATATACTGTTACTGGAATGACCTGTGAAGGGTGCGTGGCATCTGTGCAGGAAAAACTTTCGGGATTAGATGGTGTCACGGATGTTAGTGTGGATTTAGAAACTTCTACCGCTAACATTACGATGGAGCGACACATTTCATTAGAAGAGTTTAGTGCTGTGTTACCCAATAAATATGGAATTCAAGAAAGCCAAAGTGAGGTTGTATCCACTGTGGGGGAAATGATGGGAGAAAAATCCAAATGGGCGCAATTGCGCCCATTGTTTTTGATTTTTGCTTATCTATTCGCTGCATCAATTTTATTGAACTATAAAAATTGGAATACAGCGGAAGCGATGTTGGACTTTATGGGGCTTTTCTATATTGTTTTTAGCTTTTTTAAGTTTTTGGACTTAAAAGGTTTCCCTGAGAGTTTTAGAATGTACGACCCTTTGGCAAAGGCAATTCCTATGTATGGTTGGATATACCCCTTTCTGGAATTGGGATTAGGCCTACTATTCTTAATGCGAGTTCAAGTAACGGCAGCCTTGATATTAACCGTAGTTATTTTAGGAGTCACCACAATTGGTGTAACCAAAACTCTGCTCGATAAAAAGAACATAAGGTGCGCATGTCTTGGAACTGCTCTAAAGTTACCTATGACCGAGGCGACCTTTATTGAAAATGCCATTATGTTGGTCATGGCGTTTTGGATGTTAATAGAAAGCGGGTTAGTTTAA
- the purH gene encoding bifunctional phosphoribosylaminoimidazolecarboxamide formyltransferase/IMP cyclohydrolase, protein MSTTKKAAAALISVFHKDGLEPIVKKLDELGVTLYSTGGTEKFIRDLGINVVPVEDVTSYPSILGGRVKTLHPKVFGGILNRQDNDSDVAQMEEFEIPQLDIVIVDLYPFEKTVASGASEQDIIEKIDIGGISLIRAAAKNFKDVLCVSSMEDYEDFLNVISEGNGSTTIEDRKRFASKAFNISSHYDSAIFNYFNANGEETALKISEQNGKVLRYGENPHQKGYFFGDFEAMFTKLHGKELSYNNLLDVDAAVNLMGEFKNDAPTFAILKHNNACGLAQRKTIHQAYVDALAGDPVSAFGGILISNVEIDAPTAEEIHKLFCEVVIAPSYSDEALETLKGKKNRIILIQNEVALPETLVRTCLNGVLVQDKDFKTDTAEELQSVTDKKPSSEEIEDLIFASKLCKHTKSNTIVLAKNKQLCASGTGQTSRVDALNQAIHKANSFNFELEGAVMASDAFFPFPDCVEIADKAGIKSVIQPGGSIKDQLSIDYCNENGLSMVMTGTRHFKH, encoded by the coding sequence ATGAGCACCACCAAAAAAGCTGCCGCAGCACTTATTTCCGTTTTCCACAAGGACGGATTGGAACCTATTGTAAAGAAATTGGATGAACTTGGCGTAACCTTATACTCAACCGGGGGCACGGAGAAATTTATTCGTGATTTAGGCATCAATGTTGTTCCCGTTGAAGATGTAACCAGCTATCCTTCAATATTAGGAGGGCGGGTAAAAACACTTCATCCGAAGGTTTTTGGTGGAATTCTTAACCGTCAGGACAATGATAGTGATGTTGCCCAAATGGAAGAATTTGAAATTCCGCAATTGGACATCGTTATTGTGGATCTATATCCTTTTGAAAAAACTGTGGCAAGTGGAGCCTCTGAACAAGATATTATTGAAAAAATAGATATTGGTGGCATCTCGTTGATACGAGCTGCAGCCAAAAACTTCAAAGATGTGCTTTGCGTTTCATCAATGGAAGATTACGAAGATTTTCTTAATGTGATTTCCGAAGGCAATGGCTCAACCACAATTGAAGACCGAAAGCGGTTTGCCTCTAAAGCTTTTAATATTTCCTCGCATTACGATTCGGCCATTTTCAACTATTTCAATGCAAATGGTGAAGAAACTGCGCTTAAAATCAGTGAGCAAAATGGAAAAGTGCTTCGCTATGGTGAAAATCCGCATCAAAAAGGGTATTTCTTCGGTGATTTTGAAGCCATGTTTACCAAATTACATGGTAAGGAGCTTTCATACAACAACCTTTTAGATGTAGATGCCGCTGTAAACCTTATGGGGGAGTTTAAAAATGACGCCCCCACTTTTGCCATTCTAAAACACAACAATGCTTGTGGCTTGGCCCAGCGTAAAACTATACACCAAGCTTATGTGGATGCCTTGGCCGGAGACCCAGTTTCTGCTTTTGGTGGAATTTTGATTTCCAACGTTGAAATCGATGCACCTACCGCGGAGGAAATACACAAACTGTTCTGCGAAGTGGTAATTGCCCCATCCTATTCCGATGAAGCTTTGGAAACGTTGAAGGGCAAAAAGAACCGTATCATCCTTATCCAAAATGAAGTTGCGCTTCCGGAAACTTTGGTTAGAACATGCTTGAATGGTGTTTTAGTCCAAGACAAAGATTTTAAAACGGATACTGCTGAAGAGTTACAATCCGTCACAGATAAAAAACCATCTTCGGAGGAAATCGAAGATTTAATTTTTGCCTCTAAATTGTGCAAACACACCAAGAGCAACACTATAGTTTTGGCTAAGAATAAACAACTTTGTGCTAGTGGAACAGGTCAAACCTCAAGAGTTGATGCTCTAAACCAAGCCATACATAAAGCGAATTCCTTCAATTTTGAGTTGGAAGGTGCTGTTATGGCTAGTGATGCTTTCTTCCCATTCCCCGATTGTGTTGAGATAGCGGATAAAGCAGGAATAAAAAGTGTGATTCAACCCGGAGGATCTATAAAAGATCAGTTGAGCATAGATTATTGCAATGAAAATGGACTGTCAATGGTAATGACGGGGACACGACATTTTAAACATTAA